Proteins encoded together in one Carassius auratus strain Wakin chromosome 32, ASM336829v1, whole genome shotgun sequence window:
- the LOC113051822 gene encoding synaptopodin-2-like isoform X2 — MGTGEFMCVTLRGGAPWGFRLSQSAQDPQQPIQVLEIEDGSPAAVAGLCENDELVSVNGKPCSNLSLSDAIDLIEASADCLQLLVKRCCSPPQESFEMVSTTFRIPSPSRPQEPQELYTSEYQDEAYYGETDSDGGCPVGTRLVRTQVKIPASWNKSTGINAQGGGDTHLDVTPGSVVELQLSLSKSTLEEPNCTALGSAYGAVGDIYHRKTDESVNYSTTAFSSGNPLYIPRQDRQPLGQRGVLVSKPPDLTGQVEVTVKQLSGRSSGKEGVEGSQQLDSAGEEGGHIEEAPTSSSVSFGLPSEEWDSDSEREVNEPSKHRARHARVRRSESLSEKQVKDAKSKCKRIALLLSAPAPNPNNKGVLMFKKHRQRAKKYTLVSYGTGEDEPNYKDDEDDKEEQAVEFTVLATSETETDEDFFTNASSQKSIVRFDWDTGLLEIERKLDKQQNMEALPDTKGKGALMFAQRKQRMDEIVEEHEEMRRKGIPVESVQETETHKAYQHTEDHTYMNAQENQNYIDVNLHHSLSSQKQQQQQYHQYQEQYYQQQQQYQDYQQQLQYQQQQHQYQQQQDYQQQNIYQHMQSYNQKQNCQQQQVQQYSHHMNGMFDQQMQNEMQPLVTNRIAKPFSVENRVAAPFSCQSSADNQEQPGYTLGQGEQIASRDERISVPAIKTGILQDTKRRSANKPMFTFKESPKVSPNPALLNLLNKNGKKAGFESCPEEDYLSLGAEACNFLQSPKMKHKSPPPVAPKPHINPASPPWSIQQETIDQPSVPAPAEAPVREADAAPAPAREMGAPVLSEQEPTLAPESHDVSHSPEQLHPDNSWKQPESQMKLNQQPETWNQKQPQLQMNSALPVAPPVTQSDPSVRSWDPAPAQHHQQILVSTWSPNEVQLQVPSHPSQTQPQWSTQSQGSPDVQLQVPSKTQSQPWVTQPQISPPSKHQPQPQPQINSWAPSPNQPTPQAPLALPHEPAQPSINVWQQNQAQEHPAWTQKQQIQQSQFMPHWTSPPQQQPQPSWAQPQRQSQPLGSQAKQQEPIRPSANTWTQPQSPIQAQPPWAQQTQPPPHPSPPVQQTMNHWTPMPAQSQPHLQWGQEPVTQQDTQQVMNSWTPVQNQTQPPWTQPLPPTQPQAHPPWAPKPQQQAAQPPVSHWAPPQSQSQPALNAWAPQHQQSSVGSIPENENQKLPPQPIKPWSPTQTSQPTPPRRMNSYTTGTKAPSPVPTSSTMSPSGFGSAFEMPALRGKGAELFAKRQSRMEKYIVDSTTVQSNKARPSSPSPSLPHSWKYSPNCRAPPPLAYNPIHSPSYPPGAIKQPTPSSPSTANKNKNKDKQKPAPKPLHVLDVMKHQPYQLNSSLFTYGPAAEKLAAEKEAAEKLAAQKVAEAQAQAQIQAQALGPQNQNQQVAYNQDPPPYGFMPQQAQQPYGMAGQSSMHDGLYHQAPPNTYQPALNNYQQHPQQVPYQQEYNPQQAYQQPPLNPYQQAPSPPYQQPSPPSYQSGPNAVYQAGPALAYQPAPSSYVVPSYPVAARADSASGGSIIAAPKPKFSAKKSAAQVWKPSTPEK, encoded by the exons ATGGGCACGGGCGAGTTCATGTGCGTAACGCTGCGCGGCGGGGCACCCTGGGGATTCAGACTCAGCCAGAGCGCTCAAGACCCTCAACAACCAATCCAGGTGCTTGAG ATAGAGGATGGTAGTCCCGCTGCCGTGGCTGGATTGTGTGAGAATGATGAGCTGGTGTCGGTGAATGGAAAGCCTTGCTCAAACCTCAGTCTCTCAGACGCTATTGATCTCATTGAGGCCTCAGCTGACTGTCTACAGCTGCTTGTCAAAAG ATGCTGTAGTCCACCTCAAGAGAGCTTTGAAATGGTTAGTACCACTTTTCGGATCCCTTCTCCATCCAGGCCTCAGGAGCCACAGGAACTATACACCTCTGAATACCAGGATGAAGCATATTATGGGGAGACAGACAGCGATGGAGGGTGTCCTGTGGGGACTCGATTGGTCCGGACACAAGTTAAAATACCTGCTTCTTGGAATAAAAGTACAGGCATCAATGCCCAGGGTGGTGGAGACACCCATTTGGATGTAACTCCTGGATCTGTGGTCGAATTGCAGCTCTCGCTCTCCAAGTCCACCCTGGAAGAGCCAAACTGTACTGCATTGGGCAGTGCTTATGGAGCTGTGGGAGACATCTATCACAGAAAAACGGATGAGAGTGTCAACTATAGCACCACCGCATTTTCTTCAGGTAACCCCCTCTACATACCCCGACAAGACCGGCAACCCCTTGGTCAGCGGGGTGTGTTGGTTAGCAAACCCCCTGATTTGACAGGACAGGTTGAGGTGACAGTGAAACAGTTATCTGGACGCAGTTCAGGAAAGGAGGGGGTAGAGGGCAGTCAACAGTTGGATTCTGCTGGGGAAGAAGGAGGGCACATTGAAGAAGCTCCCACCTCCTCATCTGTGTCCTTTGGACTTCCCTCAGAGGAGTGGGACTCCGACTCGGAGAGGGAGGTCAACGAGCCCAGCAAGCACCGGGCAAGGCACGCCA GGGTCCGGCGCAGTGAGAGCCTTTCAGAGAAGCAGGTGAAAGACGCCAAGTCCAAATGCAAGCGCATTGCTCTCCTGCTGTCAGCTCCTGCCCCCAACCCTAATAACAAGGGGGTGTTGATGTTTAAGAAGCATAGACAAAGGGCCAAGAAGTATACACTTGTAAGCTACGGTACTGGTGAGGACGAGCCAAATTATAAGGACGACGAAGACGACAAAGAGGAGCAAGCTGTTGAGTTCACTGTTCTAGCCACAAGTGAAACAGAAACTGATGAGGATTTCTTTACCAATGCCTCAAGTCAGAAAAGCATTGTAAGGTTTGATTGGGATACTGGATTACTTGAGATAGAGCGCAAGCTTGACAAGCAGCAGAATATGGAAGCACTACCTGATACCAAGGGGAAAGGAGCCCTCATGTTTGCCCAGCGCAAACAGCGCATGGATGAAATAGTAGAAGAACATGAAGAGATGAGACGTAAGGGGATCCCTGTTGAATCAGTGCAGGAGACTGAGACACATAAAGCATACCAACACACGGAGGATCACACTTACATGAATGCACAAGAGAACCAGAATTACATTGATGTAAATCTACACCACAGCTTATCATCACAaaagcaacagcaacaacaatatcATCAGTACCAAGAACAGTACtatcaacagcagcagcagtatcAAGACTACCAGCAGCAGCTACAATATCAGCAACAGCAACATCAGTACCAACAACAACAAGACTACCAGCAACAAAATATTTACCAGCACATGCAATCATACAATCAGAAACAAAACTGCCAACAACAGCAAGTGCAACAGTATTCACATCATATGAATGGCATGTTTGATCAGCAAATGCAGAACGAAATGCAGCCATTAGTCACAAACAGGATTGCCAAACCATTTTCAGTTGAGAATAGAGTGGCTGCTCCATTTTCCTGCCAATCAAGTGCAGATAACCAAGAACAGCCTGGGTATACATTGGGACAAGGTGAACAGATTGCTTCCCGTGATGAGCGTATATCTGTACCTGCTATCAAGACTGGTATCTTGCAAGATACAAAGAGGAGGAGTGCCAATAAACCTATGTTCACTTTCAAGGAGTCCCCCAAGGTTTCACCTAATCCTGCTCTTCTGAATCTTCTTAACAAGAATGGCAAGAAGGCAGGATTTGAGTCTTGTCCAGAAGAAGATTATTTAAGTTTAGGTGCTGAAGCCTGCAACTTTCTTCAGTCTCCTAAGATGAAACACAAATCTCCACCACCAGTTGCTCCTAAACCTCACATTAACCCTGCTTCTCCCCCATGGTCAATTCAACAAGAAACTATTGACCAACCCAGTGTCCCGGCACCTGCAGAAGCTCCAGTCAGAGAGGCTGATGCTGCTCCTGCCCCTGCACGTGAAATGGGGGCCCCAGTATTGTCTGAACAAGAGCCTACATTGGCCCCTGAATCCCATGATGTTTCACACAGTCCTGAACAACTACATCCAGATAATTCCTGGAAACAACCAGAATCTCAAATGAAGCTGAACCAGCAACCAGAAACCTGGAATCAGAAACAACCCCAGTTGCAAATGAATTCTGCTCTTCCTGTGGCACCACCTGTTACACAGTCAGATCCATCTGTTAGATCATGGGATCCAGCTCCAGCTCAGCATCATCAGCAGATTCTAGTAAGTACTTGGAGTCCAAATGAGGTCCAATTGCAAGTCCCATCCCACCCGTCTCAAACACAGCCACAGTGGTCGACACAGTCTCAAGGTTCTCCAGATGTACAATTGCAAGTGCCTTCTAAAACACAATCCCAGCCTTGGGTAACACAGCCTCAAATTTCACCCCCATCCAAACATCAACCACAGCCTCAGCCCCAAATCAATTCTTGGGCACCAAGTCCAAATCAGCCAACCCCACAAGCTCCATTGGCTCTACCACATGAGCCAGCACAACCATCTATCAATGTTTGGCAACAAAATCAAGCCCAGGAACATCCAGCCTGGACCCAAAAACAACAGATCCAACAATCCCAGTTCATGCCACATTGGACATCCCCCCCTCAGCAACAGCCACAGCCTTCTTGGGCTCAACCTCAGAGGCAGTCACAGCCCCTGGGTTCGCAGGCCAAACAGCAAGAACCAATACGGCCATCTGCAAATACATGGACTCAGCCACAGAGTCCAATTCAAGCACAGCCCCCATGGGCTCAGCAGACTCAACCACCACCTCATCCCTCACCACCAGTGCAGCAAACCATGAATCATTGGACACCAATGCCAGCCCAGTCCCAACCACATCTACAGTGGGGACAAGAACCTGTTACTCAACAAGATACTCAACAAGTGATGAACTCTTGGACACCTGTACAGAATCAAACTCAGCCACCTTGGACTCAGCCCCTCCCACCAACTCAGCCTCAGGCACATCCTCCATGGGCACCGAAACCTCAACAGCAGGCAGCACAGCCACCTGTGAGCCATTGGGCACCACCACAATCTCAGTCTCAACCAGCTTTAAATGCCTGGGCACCCCAACACCAGCAGAGTTCAGTTGGCAGCATTCCTGAAAATGAAAACCAGAAGTTGCCTCCCCAACCAATCAAGCCATGGAGTCCAACTCAGACCTCTCAGCCCACTCCTCCACGACGAATGAATTCATATACCACTGGAACAAAAGCACCATCTCCTGTTCCAACAAGTAGCACTATGTCACCCTCTGGTTTTGGTTCAGCATTTGAGATGCCAGCCTTGAGAGGGAAAGGAGCTGAACTGTTCGCCAAGAGGCAATCCAGAATGGAGAAGTACATTGTGGATTCTACCACAGTGCAGTCGAATAAGGCAAGACCATCTTCACCTTCTCCTTCTTTGCCACATTCCTGGAAATATTCACCCAATTGCAGGGCTCCCCCACCATTGGCATATAATCCAATTCATTCACCGTCATATCCACCAGGTGCTATCAAACAGCCAACCCCCTCTAGCCCTTCAACAgcaaacaagaacaaaaacaaagacaagCAAAAACCTGCCCCAAAACCTCTTCATGTTCTTGATGTCATGAAGCATCAGCCCTATCAGCTGAATTCTTCCCTTTTTACCTATGGCCCAGCAGCAGAGAAACTTGCTGCAGAAAAGGAGGCAGCTGAAAAGCTTGCTGCTCAAAAAGTAGCTGAAGCTCAG GCCCAAGCCCAAATTCAAGCCCAAGCTCTAGGTCCACAAAATCAAAACCAGCAAGTAGCATATAACCAAGATCCTCCCCCTTATGGTTTTATGCCACAACAGGCCCAGCAACCCTACGGGATGGCTGGTCAGTCAAGTATGCATGATGGCCTTTACCACCAAGCACCTCCTAATACATATCAGCCTGCTTTAAATAATTATCAACAACATCCTCAACAGGTCCCATATCAACAAGAATACAACCCCCAACAAGCTTACCAACAACCTCCTTTAAATCCCTACCAACAAGCACCAAGCCCTCCATACCAACAGCCCTCCCCACCCTCCTATCAGTCAGGTCCTAATGCAGTATATCAAGCTGGACCTGCACTGGCTTACCAACCAGCCCCTAGTTCTTATGTTGTGCCATCTTACCCAGTAGCAGCAAGGGCTGACTCTGCCTCAGGAGGCAGTATTATTGCTGCTCCAAAGCCCAAATTTTCAGCCAAGAAAAGTGCTGCCCAGGTGTGGAAGCCAAGCACTCCTGAAAAATAG